GGTGGCCTTGGTCAACGCCTGGAGGCCTGCGGAAAAACTCATCAACAAATCAAACAACGACATTGGAAAACGCCTGCATGCCTCTCGCTGATCTACCGCAACTGGCCGCCGAACACTTCCAGGCGCCAGATCCGCAGCGCCTTCGCCCGGCACAGCCGTCGACACACGCGCCGCGCATCCTGCTGCTCTATGGCTCGCTGCGCGTACGCTCGTGCAGCCGGCTTGTGGTAGAAGAATCGGTTCGACTGCTGCAGGCTATGGGCGCCGAGCCCCGCGTGTTCAACCCCAGCGGCCTGCCACTCCCCGACGACGCGCCTGAGACCCACCACAAGGTGGCCGAGTTGCGTGAGCTCGCGGCATGGGCCGAGGGCATGGTGTGGTGCTCGCCCGAGCGCCACGGCGCCATGACCGGCATCATGAAAGCGCAGATCGACTGGATTCCGCTGGCGTTGGGCGCCGTGCGACCCACACAAGGCAAGACGCTGGCCGTAATGCAGGTCAGCGGCGGCTCCCAGTCGTTCAACGCGGTCAACCAGATGCGCGTGCTCGGGCGCTGGATGCGCATGCTCACCATTCCCAACCAGTCGTCTATCGCCAAGGCTTTCCAAGAGTTCGATGAGCACGATCGCCTCAGGCCATCGGCGTTTCACGATCGCGTGGTCGATGTGCTGGAAGAACTGGTGAAGTTCACGCTGCTCACGCGCGACGTGGCACCATACCTAGTGGACCGCTACAGCGAGCGAAAGGAAAGTGCTGAGCAACTGATGCGGCGGGTGAATCAAGCTCAGATCTAGCGCGAGATGGAGACGCGTGTCACGAGGGCTAGCTTTTGTGTCACCCTCCCGTCGCGCGGTTCGGCGAGTCGTGGTTGGAGCGCGCGGGGAGCGGCTTCACGCGAGAAGTCCAGTCGCAAGAACTTTGGCGAGGACATAGGCCCGTCGCACCGCTTTGACTCGAACCGCGGCACCCCTGCGGCACGGGGTCTTGTAAGACCTTGATTTCTAGAATGCGCGGGAGCAGCTACTCTGGCACCCTACGCTGGAAGGGCGGTACTTGGACTTTTTCCTCGCACTGTCGCATCACCGGCGTCCTGGCGCCTCCAAGCGGCACATTGCTGGGCACACTTTTGTACATCTTGGCTACTGCATGACTGCGAATTCCCTGGCTAGTAGGGCGACGACTCCCCTTTGGGTACTACCTGGCATCAATGTTCTTCTTCGCCATGGGCATCACAGATGCTTGCTCATTTCGTGTTTCCATTCTTTACGGGCCAGCGCTACGGCTACTTTCCAGGAATGGCGGGCGTCGTCTTCCTCGCACCAGCGGCTTGGTGGGGATTGTGGAGAATGTATCGTTGAAGTTGGCCTCGGTCCCCAGGGCATGTATCGAATGGCGTCCAAGCCCGACTTCACTGCCTAGTTGGCCAAAGCAGTGCGTAGCGTCTTTTTGACACTGTGCGCCCAACTCGCACCTTGTCGAAGTGTCGCGATGGTAGCGGTCGGAACCTGTGCGAAGAAAAGTGACTCGTCAAAGTCGCACAGTTCGAGGACATACTTGAGCCTGTGTTCTCTTAGTCGACGGTCACCCCGCGTGACTGAGCCGCTTTCACCGGTTTGTTTGAAAAACTCGGCAGCCTCGCGAACATGTTCTAAAAACCTTGATTCAAGAGCTGGAATTGCGCGACTGAAGCGAGACCTTAGTCTTTCATCAGCGGCATCTTTGGAGACAACGAATCCCCAAGGTCTCGAGCCTGAGGCAATGTCAACGCATATGGCCTCTGTCCGAGTCAGCCCAAAGTCTCTCGCAATGCGGAGACGATGAGCTACACCGGGATCCAGACGAGCGATTTTGTCTATCGCCTCGAAAGCTCTCTTGCTCTCTCCGCGAATTGGAAGCACGAACGTTCCCAAGAGATTCCGGGCAATCGCATCACCTTGATTCGCTGCCAGCGTCATCCAATGCATGCCAGCTTCAAACGCCTCGATGTCGAGCGCCGATTTCAATATCGAGGCTCCCAGTTGACGTTGCGCGCATGGGTCCCCACTCGAAGCGGCCTTCTCCAAGAAGAATCTGGCAGCTTGTGGATTGGCGACAGACCCCTGACCATACGCGTGTACCCGATAGAGGAGCAACCACGCCTCCTCAATCCCAGCGTCTGCAGCGCGAAAGAGAAGGGCTGTCCCGCCACGGACGTTCCGCTTTGGGGTCAAACTAGCGGACCACGCGAATACCGAATCAATGCCACATAGGGCGCGACCCAAGACCAAAGCGGCAGATGAGTTTCCCCGCTTCACGCAGTCCTCCAGCATCGACTGTAGTCGACCACTATTCATCTGCGGCAACGTCATGCGCTGGTTTTGGGTTGCGACCAGCGCAATGCACATGGCATCACAGAGTTCCGAGGTTTGATCTATTGCCATCGACACTGCGTATTCCATGACGCGAGCCGCAATGTCCAGGTCACCACTCTTCACAGCCGACGACAGTGCTTGAGTCATCGTTCCACTGGCGTCAATCTCAGGGAGAGAGGCAAGGGTGGACATGGCGACCTTCATGGAGTTGTGTGTACCGCTCGATAGCGCGTTCATTGCCGCTGCCGCATGTTGGCAGCCGTCTGCGCTAGCTTGAGCCCACAGACGGTGAACGGAATCCACCTCTCTATATGTCAGCGCGCGCCAGAAGCCTAGCTTGAGACGCGCGGAAGCTGCGCCACCGTTTGCTGCTGATATAAGCACAACCAAAAGACTCCGTCGGACCAGTTCGCTCAGCGTCAGCGCGTCAGCGATGATTGTTGCCGAAAGCTTAGAGTTCGCTACCGAGGGATGCGAAAGGTACTTGAGTCCGAGGTCAATGTACTTCGAGAACCCCTCAGTGCCCAGCAAGTAGCGTTGCCCGACTTCGCAAAGAGCATCGCGGTCGCCTCGTTTCGCAAGTGTCAGCAGCTGTACGTCTTGTCGTCGCATTCTTTCCCGTGCGGTTAGATGGTCTCGCGTTCTCATGTCGCACCATTGCGGACACTTGTGACCATTCACGGGAAAATTTATCTGCGAGGTGATTTCCAAGCTGTGGCGTGCTCGTTACGCATGCGTCACGAAGCTGTTACGTGAATCGCGTCGCAGTATTCTGAGCATCGCAGATGTGCAAGGCGTAGATTCTTGGAGCTCGTTTCATTGCCGTTGTTCACATCGCGCACGCCAGCATTCAGCCCATGACTTCATGACATCAATAGCTTGGTCGAGGCTCAGGTGGTTTTGACCACTGCGCCGTGCAAGTGGGCTGCTGCCGGTTTCAAAGACACCTTGTTAAGGTGGATGGACTGCCCCTGGTCCGGTAGACAAACCCCGCCTATCCTTTGAGCATAGGAGGAAGTGCGATGAGCACCCAAAGGTTTTCACCAGAATTCAAGGAAGAGGCAGTCAAACAGGTCGTCGAACGCGGTTACACCGTGCCCGATGTGGCCGCCCGTTTAGGCGTGTCAGCACACAGTCTGTACAAGTGGGTCAAGGCCGTTGCGCCAGACAAGTCCGAGCAGCAATCCAAGGAGTTGCTGGAGGCCAAGAGCGAAATTCTTCGGCTGCGTGCCCAGATGCGCCGCATTGAAGAGGAGCGCGACCTACTAAAAAAAGCCGCGCGGTACTTTGCCAGGGAGCCCGAGTGAAGTACCGCTTCATGATCGAACATCGTCATGAATTTGCCCTGAGCCTGATGTGCAGGGTGCTGCAGGTGGCGCGCGCAGGCTTCTATGCATGGCTGCAATGCCCGCAGTCCGAGCGGGCCAAAGACGACGCTCGGCTGCTTGAAATGATTCGAAATTCATACGCAGCAAGTCACGGCGTCTATGGTGCTCGGCGGGTGTTTGCAGATCTTCGCGAGGCGGGTGAAACCTGCGGCCTGCATCGTGTGGAGCGCCTCATGCAGCGCCACAAGATCAAGGCTGTGCGTGGCTACAAGAAGCCTCGATCGATTGCAGGAAGACCCTCCCTCATTGCGCCAAACCACCTGCAACGCGAATTCACGGTGGACGCGCCCAACAAGGTCTGGGTCACCGACATCACCTACATCCGGACCTGGCAAGGCTGGCTGTATCTGGCGGTGGTCTTGGACCTCTACGCCCGCAAGGTAGTGGGCTGGTCCATGAAGCCCTCGTTGAGCAGAGAGCTCGCGTTGGACGCTGTGCTGATGGCCGTGTGGCGTCGAAAGCCCCAACAGCGGGTCATTGTGCACAGCGACCAGGGCAGCCAGTACGGAAGTGACGACTTCAAGCGGTTTTGTTCAGCCCACGACCTCGAGCCGAGCATGAGCAGACGGGGGAACTGCTGGGACAATGCCGTTGCCGAGTCCTTCTTCAGCAGCCTGAAGAAAGAGCGCATCCAGAAGCGCATTTACAAGACCAGGGACCTGGCACGCTCCGATGTCTTCGACTACATCGAAGCGTTCTACAACCGAACCCGCCGCCACAGCCACCTGGGCGGCGTCAGTCCCGAAGCGTTTGAACGCGCTTCGGCTTGAGGCGACGGTTTGTCTACTAGACCGGGGGCAGTCCAGGAAGATGAAACCGGAGGTGGTTCATGGAGAGAAGAAGGACATTCAGCCGAGAGTTCAAGCTCGAGGCGGTCAGGCTGGTCACTGAGCGTGGGGTGGCTGTGGCCCAGGCGGCCAAGGACCTGGACGTTCACGAGAACGTGCTGCGCAAGTGGGTGCGTGAGCTGCGAGAGGAGCCCCAGGAGGCGTTCCCTGGCAACGGCAAGCAAAAGGCCCAGGACATCGAGATAGCGCGGCTGCGCAAGGAGGTTGCCAAGCTCAAGATGGAGCGCGACATCCTGAAAAAAGCCGCGGCCTACTTCGCGAAGGAGTCGATGTGAAGTTCGGCTTCGTGGCGAAACACCGGGGGGCCTGGCCGGTCAATCTGATGTGCGAGGCGCTCGGTGTCTCGCGAGGCGGCTTCTACGCGTGGCTCACGCGGCCCAGGAGCCAACGCAGCCTCAGCGATGAAGTGCTGGGCGCTCAGGTCCACCAGAGCTTCGTGCGCAGCGACCGCACCTACGGCGCACGCCGTGTGTGGCACGACGTGCTGGAGCAAGGTCAGGCTTGTGGTCTGCACCGCATTGAGCGGCTCATGCGAGAGCAGGCACTGCGTGCTCGACCCCGTCGTCGTGGACTGCCCAAGGACCGGGGCGCGCGCAGCGCGGTGGCTGACAACGTGCTGGACCGCCAGTTCCAGGCCGATGGCCCGAACCAGAAGTGGGTGGCCGACTTCACCTACATCTGGACAGCAGAAGGTTGGCTGTACGTGGCTGCGGTGCTGGACCTGTACTCCCGTCGCATCGTGGGCTGGTCGATGCAGGAGAGCATGACCTCCCAGCTCGTGGTGGACGCGCTGATGATGGCCGTGTGGCGCCGGGGCAGACCCGTGGCCTTGCTGCACCACTCCGACCAGGGTAGCCAGGGCGGATTCAACCGGTCGTCGCAACACCGGGTTGTCGAACGGATTTTAGGTACTCGTTCAAAGTCTCAGCTGGTGTCTTCCAGCCCAGCGTTTTACGCGGCCTGTTGTTCAAGGTCCGGGCCACGGCTTGAATCTCCTGCTCGCTCCACCGTGACAGGTCAGTGCCTTTCGGGAAGTACTGGCGCAACAGCCCGTTCGTGTTCTCGTTCGTGCCGCGCTGCCATGGACTGTGAGGATCGGCAAAGAAGACCTTCACTCCGGACTCAATGGTGAATCGAGCATGGTCGGACAGTTCCTTGCCACGATCCCACGTCAGTGATTGCCACAACTGGGCAGGTAGCGTGGTCACGATTCTCTTGAGCGCGTTGGCCATGGTGATTGCCCCGTAACCCGCTAGCGCGGGGCCATTCTTCGTCCGGGGAGTCAGTCCATAGCCTGCCTCGCGAGGCAAGTGCACGAGCATGGTGAAGCGGCTCGACCGCTCCACCAGCGTCCCAATTGCGGACCTGTCCAGGCCGATGATCAAATCCCCTTCCCAATGTCCAGGCACGGCACGGTCTTTTGCCTCTGCAGGTCGACTGGAGATCATCACCTCCTCGCTGACATGAGCCCATGCTTTGGCCTGGGCCCTGGCCCGTGGCACGCGCAACGCACGCCCTGTACGCAGATAGCCCACCAGCTCGCGCTTGAGGGCGCCTCTGCCCTGGATATAGAGGGCCTGGTAGATGGCTTCGTGAGAAATGCGCATGGACGAATCATCCTGGAAGTCGACCTGCAGCCGGTTCGCAATCTGCTCCGGCGACCAGCCATTGACCCATTTGCGGTCACTACGATGAGGCTTGTTGCGGCCGAGAAACGCAGCTTGCACAGGCCCTGCAACTTCGCGACCTTGAGCATCAAGGATGTTGCCCTCCAAGCGGTCTTGGACATATTGGCGCAGAAGCGGGTTCACCACCAGCTTGGCTGGCTTGGGCCTTCTGGCCACCAGCTCGGACTTCCACTGAGCGACCGAAGCTCGATACTCGAGCTTGCCACCGCGGGTGGCCGCGTTGCGCGTCAACTCCCTCGAGACCGTTGACGGGCTTCGTCCCAGACGGCGAGCTATCTCCCGTACCCCGACGTCTTGAGCTCGCAGAAGCGCGATCTCTTCTCGTTCCGCGAAGGACAGATACCTCACGGACACAGACTTTGATAAGAACAATGGCATGCCACCACGATGCCGGAACCAGCGTGTGCCTACGGGCTGCGACACGCCAACAGCTTCGGCTGCCCTCTCACTCGTGATTCCGCTCGCGATCTGCTGCCAGAACTGCCGCTCCACTTCGCGCCGATGCGATGGCGCGCCAGGTGATCGCATCGCCGATCGCCCCGTTAACTCTTGCATCCAGCCCGCTGGTCTTCCCATAACACCTCCATGATTGAAGGTGTTGCGACGACCGATTGAATCCGCCCAGTACACCAGCGAGCACTTCCAGAAGCTGCTGGACGAACAGGGCATCACCTGCAGCATGAGCAGGGCCGGCGAGGTCTGGGACAACTCAGCCATGGAGAGCTTCTTCAGCTCCCTCAAGACCGAGCGCACGGCCAGGAAGGTGTATCGAACGCGAGGGCAGGCCCGTTCAGACGTGTTCGATTACATCGAGTGCTTCTACAACCCGACGCGTCGGCATTCGACGCTCGGCTATCTCAGTCCCGTACAGTTCGAGCGAGCTCAAGATGGACTGCCCCCGGTCTAGTAGACAAACCGTCGCCTCAAGCCGAAGCGCGTTCAAACGCTTCGGGACTGACGCCGCCCAGGTGGCTGTGGCGGCGGGTTCGGTTGTAGAACGCTTCGATGTAGTCGAAGACATCGGAGCGTGCCAGGTCCCTGGTCTTGTAAATGCGCTTCTGGATGCGCTCTTTCTTCAGGCTGCTGAAGAAGGACTCGGCAACGGCATTGTCCCAGCAGTTCCCCCGTCTGCTCATGCTCGGCTCGAGGTCGTGGGCTGAACAAAACCGCTTGAAGTCGTCACTTCCGTACTGGCTGCCCTGGTCGCTGTGCACAATGACCCGCTGTTGGGGCTTTCGACGCCACACGGCCATCAGCACAGCGTCCAACGCGAGCTCTCTGCTCAACGAGGGCTTCATGGACCAGCCCACTACCTTGCGGGCGTAGAGGTCCAAGACCACCGCCAGATACAGCCAGCCTTGCCAGGTCCGGATGTAGGTGATGTCGGTGACCCAGACCTTGTTGGGCGCGTCCACCGTGAATTCGCGTTGCAGGTGGTTTGGCGCAATGAGGGAGGGTCTTCCTGCAATCGATCGAGGCTTCTTGTAGCCACGCACAGCCTTGATCTTGTGGCGCTGCATGAGGCGCTCCACACGATGCAGGCCGCAGGTTTCACCCGCCTCGCGAAGATCTGCAAACACCCGCCGAGCACCATAGACGCCGTGACTTGCTGCGTATGAATTTCGAATCATTTCAAGCAGCCGAGCGTCGTCTTTGGCCCGCTCGGACTGCGGGCATTGCAGCCATGCATAGAAGCCTGCGCGCGCCACCTGCAGCACCCTGCACATCAGGCTCAGGGCAAATTCATGACGATGTTCGATCATGAAGCGGTACTTCACTCGGGCTCCCTGGCAAAGTACCGCGCGGCTTTTTTTAGTAGGTCGCGCTCCTCTTCAATGCGGCGCATCTGGGCACGCAGCCGAAGAATTTCGCTCTTGGCCTCCAGCAACTCCTTGGATTGCTGCTCGGACTTGTCTGGCGCAACGGCCTTGACCCACTTGTACAGACTGTGTGCTGACACGCCTAAACGGGCGGCCACATCGGGCACGGTGTAACCGCGTTCGACGACCTGTTTGACTGCCTCTTCCTTGAATTCTGGTGAAAACCTTTGGGTGCTCATCGCACTTCCTCCTATGCTCAAAGGATAGGCGGGGTTTGTCTACCGGACCAGGGGCAGTCCAAGAAGCTTAGGTCGGTGTCAACGGAACCGGCAGCAGCCCACTTTGTCTTGCGCTCGTACCCACTCTCGCCCAGGCTCATTTGCTTCATGTCCTCAATGTCTCACATCACGCAGCCACTGCCGAGGTTGTGCTGACCTTCCCTAAGGCACTGGAACCTCGTGGCTAGATTTACCTCGTGGCTAGATTTCATGCCTGTAGTGAGCGCAAGTGCAGCGAGCCGTGGACGTCAGCACACAGATGGCGGCTCCTGTAAGAGAAATCACTTGCGATTGTTTCTGCAACTCAATGCCGACCGGCTTCATTCCTTGTTGTGCCCATAGCCTACGTATCGCACCAAGCTTTCTTGCAGCCAGTGGCTGCGACGAGAGCAGTTGGAGGTGCGTACCAAACCCAAACTAGGAGCAATCAATATGAACAGGAAAATGCTGACGCTCGCTGCGCTGGCAGCCTTGTCCACAGTCGCAAGCGCACAATCCTCTGTGACGCTATTTGGCGTTGTCGACGCTGCGGTGCGTTCGGTGAAGAACGGATCTGACGGATCGAAAACTCAACTTGCTTCTGGCGACAACATGACCAGTCGCTGGGGTCTGCGCGGCGTGGAAGACCTCGGGGGGGGCCTGAAGGCCAGCTTCCACCTCGAATCGCAGTTCGCCGTCGACACTGGTACAGCGGACCCCGCAAAGTTCTTCGGCCGCCGTTCGACGGTGAGTCTGAGCGGCGGGTTTGGTGAAGTCCGACTGGGTCGCGACTACACCCCCACTTTCATGAACGGTTTGGGCGACGAATTTGGAATCGTGGGTATTGGCTCACGCGGCATCTTCCTCTATGGAGCTGGCTCGAACCTGGGCAGCGTGGCCAGCACGGTTCTCCGCGCGGACAATGCAATCAGCTACCTGCTGCCCGCTATGGGTGGCGTGTATGGCCAGATTCAAGTCGCGCCAGGCGAAGGAATTGTGGGCAACCGCTATACGGGCGGTGGGCTCGGATACAAGAACTCGGCGATGGACGTTGGTGTGGCATACGGCGTCACCGATGTTGGAACGCCTTCTGACTTCAAACACTACAACGTCAAGTTCAACTACATGTTTGGCTTTGCGACGTTGCACACGCTGTATGACGTGAAGGCGTGGAGCGGCCGCAAGACGCAGGACATTTCTATCGGCGCCAGCGTTCCTGTTGCCACCGGCACCATCCGCGTTGGCTACACGCGAGCCAATCGATCTGGCGGTCCAGTGGGCTCTGGCTACGCAGACGGCGACGACAGCACACGTCTCGCAATCGGCTATGTGCATGACCTGTCGAAGCGTACAGCGCTCTACACCACGTATAGCCGCATCAGCAACGACGGCGCTGCTCGTAGTTCTGTCCTCGGAACGCCTCCTGCCGGCATGCTGGGAGGTGAAAACTCCTCCGGCTTCGAAGTGGGCCTGCGCCACACCTTCTAAGCAGATACCCCGGTTCTCGGGGTGACCTCGGGTTCTTCTGGCACGCAGATTTGCCGGTATGGCAGTGAAGTCCCCTCGAAAACCTGAACCAGTTGGAAGTAGAGAATTCCCCCAGCAGGAGTCTCTACATGAAGAAATCCAGATTCAGTGAAGCGCAGATGGTCGGCATCCTCAAGGAGGTCGAGCTTGGCGCGAAGGTTGCAGAGACGTGCAGGAAGCACGGCATCAGCGAGCCGACGTACTACAAGTGGAAGAGCCAGTTCTCTGGCATGACGGTCTCGCACCTATCGCAGCTGCGGCAGTTGCAGGACGAGAACGCCAAGCTCAAGCGCATGTACGCCGACCTGGCGCTGATGCACCACGCGCTCAAGGACGTCGTTGACCGAAAGCTCTGACCCCGGAGCGTCGCGATATGGTCGTTCAGGCCCTCGTGGCCGAGCACGGCATGAGTGAGCGACGTGCCTGCCAGGCAAGTGGCATCTCCCGCTCAACGCTGCGCTACCGACCGGTTGCACGCGACGACTCCGGGGTCATCAGCTTCATCCAGGCCCACATGGCACTGAACCCGCGTCACGGCTTCGGCTTGCTGTACGACAGCGCGCGCCACCAGGGAAAGCCCTGGGGCAAGACGGTGCTCTGGCGCGTGTACTGCGAGCTGCGGCTGAACCTGCCTCGGCGGGGCAAGAAACGGTTGCCAGCGCGCGTCAAACAACCGCTGCAGGCTGCAGCCCAGCCCAATCACGGCTGGAGCTGCGACTTCATGTCCGATGCGCTGTGGTCGGGGCGGCGCTTCAGGACCTTCAATGTCATCGACGAGTTCAACCGCGAAGGCCTTCGTATCGAGGTCGACACCAGCCTGCCGGCCGCGCGGGTCATCCGGGCCTTGAACGAGCTGGTGGAGGCACGCGGCGCGCCGCTGTCGATTCGCCTGGACAACGGCCCCGAGTTCATCGCCAATGCGCTGGCCCAGTGGGCGCAATCCAAGGGCATCGCCCTCAACCACATCCAGCCTGGTAAGCCCACGCAGAACGCCTATGTCGAACGCTTCAACAAGACCTACCGCACCGAGGTGCTCGATTGCTACGTCTTCGACAGCTTGAAGGAGGTGCGTGAAATGACAGCCGACTGGCTGCACCGCTACAACCACCATCGGCCCCATGAAGCTCTCGGCAGAATCCCGCCTGTCGAGTACCGTGTCAAACTGTTCCCCAACCTCTACTTCTGAATGGCGCAGGAAATCGAGGGGACTTCAGCAGGTCTGCGTGCTTTTTCGCGTGCGCGTAGAGATGAACTCGCCTTCCTCCTGAGCAACATGACGAATTTGTCATTCTTCGGTCTCGATGTTGTAGGAGCCTGATTTTTAAAGTTGATGTCGGTTCTTGAGGGCAACCTTGCCTAGCTCAAGAGTCCGTTCTATTCACCAATGAGGTTCCAAATGAAAGCACTTTCAACACTCCGTATCGCAGCAATTGCAGTCGCATTCACCAGCACTTTGGGGGCAGTGTCTGCAGCTGAAACGTTCCGCAATGGTCAGTCGGTCCAAGGCCAGTCGGCCAGCGCGGACGCTGGCTCGAGAATCGTGGACGTTGAAGCAACCAAGTACGCCAACGTCAAGTATGGGGAAACGGTCTCCTTTGTAGGCACGGACGGTAAAAAGTTTTCGTGGACCTTCAATGGTCTGGATGGTCGCTCCTGGGATCTTGCCCAGTTCGCGCCTGCCGGCTTCACGAGCAAGGACTATCGTGTTTACGTGACCAAGAATCCGTTGTATCGCCGTTGAGTGGTCACTACCAGTACCTGGCTCGTGGGCCAGTAGCTCCGGTTCATATCCGCGCCACGGTGAGATGGGGTGGCGGTGAAGGTTGCTTGATCGCGACCAATCACCGCCTTTCACATGCTCCGCTCTGGACTTGGACCCCAGCAGGCGCTTTATCGTCTAAAAGCGCATCGCCTTGCGGGTCCGGGCCGGGCTCCTCATCGAAAGGACGCCATTTAGCCCCGGAGTGCAACAACCCTCTGTCAGCCGAATTACATGTTCGTCACATTCCAGATTGAAGAAATTCACGTGCCAAACTGCTGGCCCTTGGAGACGGTCACCGTATGAAAATTCTTATCGTGGAAGACGAAGCCCATACGGGCGAGTACCTCAAGAAAGGTCTGAGAGAAGCGGGGTACTACACCGAGTTGATGCGGGATGGTGTTGACGGTTTGCACGAGGCTACGGAGGGTGACTACGACCTAGTGCTACTGGACGTGAATTTGCCTGGAATTGACGGATGGTCGGTGCTTCGCTCATTGCGGAGAAAAAAGCCTCATCTGCCGGTTCTGTACCTTACGGCGAGAGACAGCATTGAAGACCGTGTCAAAGGCCTTGAGTTGGGAGCAGATGACTACCTTATCAAGCCGTTTTCGTTCTCCGAGCTTCTCGCACGCATAAAGACGGTGCTGCGCAGAGGTATCCAGTCACAGGAGTCCACAACGCTCCAAGTGGCCGACCTTCAGCTTGACCTCGTGCGAAGAAGGGCGAGCAGGGCGGGTCGTCGCCTGGACCTGACAGCGAAGGAGTTCGGACTACTTGAGCTCTTCATGCGGCGCCAAGGGGAGGTTCTCCCACGCACATTGATAGCTTCGCTGATGTGGGACATCAACTTCGACAGCGAGAGCAATGTGATTGTTGTCGCGGTGGGGCGGCTCCGGTCAAAAATCGATGACGCGTTCGATGCCAAGCTGCTTAGAACAGTGCGTGGCATGGGCTACGTGCTCGACGAGCCCGAGCCCGAGACCGAGCCCTGAAAGTGTTCGAGAATTATGTCGTTAACTGCTCGACTGACGCTTCTGTTCGCCTGCGTGCTGACGGTAGTCCTAGCTGGATTCTCGTGGCTGGTCTTTCGAGAAACAAGCAGCCGGTTCCATGAGCTGGACGAGCTGCTGCTGCAGGGCAAAGTTCAGCTCGTCGCTGAAGCGGCGCGAAACAGCCGGTCGGAGGATGAGCTGAGGGGGTGGCTTGCGACAAGCATGCCAGGGCACGCCGGGCTCTACGTCAAGGTTCTCAGCGACACTGGCGACCTATTCGAACATCGAGATTTGCAATTGCCAGCAGGCCTGGCAGAAGAATTCTCCGGTGCCGGGAAGGCCAAAGACTGGCGAAGAACAGCTCACAGCTTTCATGCCAAACGCTTTGAGGTCAGTCTTGGCGGGAACGTCTCAAAGAAGCTCTCTGTGATTGCCGCAGTAGACACGCGGCAGCACACAGACTTCCTTGACGTGTTGTCCATGAAGACCTTGGGGTATGTGTGCTTCGCAGTAGTGGTGGGCACGATGCTCGGCTGGCTAGCAAGCCGGGGCGGCCTACAGCCGCTTATTACGATGAGAGCAAGAGCGGAGCAAATAAACGCCAATAGGCTATCGGAGCGGATCTCTGCACAGAGCTGGCCAAAGGAGATGCGTGAACTTGCTAACTCGCTGAACGGCTTGCTGGATCGTCTCCAAAGCGACTTTGACCGCCTGAGCGCGTTCTCGGCAAATCTGGCGCATGAGATGAGAACTCCAGTCAGCAACCTTCTGACTGTCGCGCAAGTCACACTGGCTCAATCACGAACCAGTGACGAGTATCGAAGCACGATTGAGACGATATCGGAAGAACTGCAAGACCAAGCGCGAACTATCTCGGACATGCTCTTCCTGGCGCGAACGGAGAACATGCACGCTCTGCCATCTGTGCAACTCGTCGAGCTCGACGTAGAGTCTCAATCGTTGGTTGATTTCTATGACGTTACGGCAAGCGAAAAGGCGCTAAACTTTTCAGTCAGGGGCTCCGCTCGAGTGCAAGGTGACCGTCTGATGATTCGTCGAGCAATCAGCAATCTGCTGTCAAATGCAGTGAAGTATG
The DNA window shown above is from Hydrogenophaga sp. BPS33 and carries:
- a CDS encoding CzcE family metal-binding protein: MKALSTLRIAAIAVAFTSTLGAVSAAETFRNGQSVQGQSASADAGSRIVDVEATKYANVKYGETVSFVGTDGKKFSWTFNGLDGRSWDLAQFAPAGFTSKDYRVYVTKNPLYRR
- a CDS encoding heavy metal response regulator transcription factor, which produces MKILIVEDEAHTGEYLKKGLREAGYYTELMRDGVDGLHEATEGDYDLVLLDVNLPGIDGWSVLRSLRRKKPHLPVLYLTARDSIEDRVKGLELGADDYLIKPFSFSELLARIKTVLRRGIQSQESTTLQVADLQLDLVRRRASRAGRRLDLTAKEFGLLELFMRRQGEVLPRTLIASLMWDINFDSESNVIVVAVGRLRSKIDDAFDAKLLRTVRGMGYVLDEPEPETEP
- a CDS encoding heavy metal sensor histidine kinase → MSLTARLTLLFACVLTVVLAGFSWLVFRETSSRFHELDELLLQGKVQLVAEAARNSRSEDELRGWLATSMPGHAGLYVKVLSDTGDLFEHRDLQLPAGLAEEFSGAGKAKDWRRTAHSFHAKRFEVSLGGNVSKKLSVIAAVDTRQHTDFLDVLSMKTLGYVCFAVVVGTMLGWLASRGGLQPLITMRARAEQINANRLSERISAQSWPKEMRELANSLNGLLDRLQSDFDRLSAFSANLAHEMRTPVSNLLTVAQVTLAQSRTSDEYRSTIETISEELQDQARTISDMLFLARTENMHALPSVQLVELDVESQSLVDFYDVTASEKALNFSVRGSARVQGDRLMIRRAISNLLSNAVKYAQPASTIDISINTAEGKASLAITNRGEEIPVASQASLFDRFVRLSSPSAKDAGGLGLGLAITKAIMRAHHGQVELRSLAGANTFVLEFEKVVSLSH
- a CDS encoding IS3 family transposase (programmed frameshift) gives rise to the protein MKKSRFSEAQMVGILKEVELGAKVAETCRKHGISEPTYYKWKSQFSGMTVSHLSQLRQLQDENAKLKRMYADLALMHHALKDVVGPKALTPERRDMVVQALVAEHGMSERRACQASGISRSTLRYRPVARDDSGVISFIQAHMALNPRHGFGLLYDSARHQGKPWGKTVLWRVYCELRLNLPRRGKKRLPARVKQPLQAAAQPNHGWSCDFMSDALWSGRRFRTFNVIDEFNREGLRIEVDTSLPAARVIRALNELVEARGAPLSIRLDNGPEFIANALAQWAQSKGIALNHIQPGKPTQNAYVERFNKTYRTEVLDCYVFDSLKEVREMTADWLHRYNHHRPHEALGRIPPVEYRVKLFPNLYF